The following coding sequences lie in one Cupriavidus taiwanensis LMG 19424 genomic window:
- the nifX gene encoding nitrogen fixation protein NifX, with translation MKIAFATQDKEHVDAHFGWAKHILVYDVTAAAHRFIQAFDFSDTPQKHDNEEKLGQRLEAIHDCAILYVAAIGGAGAARVVALKIHPIKVAKAEPIETILRKLQEVLKGTPPPWLRKVIKKDSGTAYDLGADDGLANNRAYLKEKDYPPPQITVGAETDSEDRIDDPEATKARLKRLNTLAVQAKMDLHDLSEELPASWEKILVVARRCHEIHAALMEARKTAGLAYK, from the coding sequence ATGAAAATCGCCTTCGCTACGCAAGATAAGGAGCATGTTGACGCCCACTTTGGGTGGGCGAAACATATACTCGTCTATGACGTGACAGCCGCCGCGCACAGGTTCATCCAGGCTTTCGATTTCAGCGACACGCCACAGAAGCACGACAACGAAGAGAAACTGGGTCAAAGGCTTGAAGCAATCCATGACTGCGCGATATTGTACGTCGCCGCGATTGGAGGTGCCGGAGCCGCGCGGGTTGTTGCGCTGAAGATCCACCCTATCAAGGTGGCAAAGGCGGAGCCTATTGAAACGATCCTTAGAAAGCTGCAGGAGGTGTTGAAGGGGACGCCGCCTCCGTGGTTAAGGAAGGTGATCAAGAAGGATTCGGGCACGGCATACGATTTGGGCGCGGACGACGGGTTAGCGAATAATCGCGCCTACCTCAAAGAGAAGGACTATCCTCCGCCACAAATAACTGTTGGTGCTGAAACTGACAGCGAAGACAGGATAGATGACCCTGAGGCAACAAAAGCTCGTTTGAAAAGATTGAACACGCTTGCGGTGCAAGCCAAGATGGATCTACACGATTTATCCGAAGAGTTGCCGGCCAGTTGGGAGAAAATTTTAGTGGTTGCCAGACGCTGCCACGAAATCCACGCCGCGTTGATGGAGGCGCGGAAAACCGCCGGCTTGGCTTATAAGTGA
- the nodB gene encoding chitooligosaccharide deacetylase NodB, with translation MAEKVHSEPSERLSWPRKIRERDAKVKPRKVFLTFDDGPNPTWTPKILDILRQFHVPGTFFVLGAYAAEHPELIRRMISDGHEVANHTMTHLDLSQCNRDVLRREILDTNVIITKASPGLAVRFLRAPYGIWTPEVCVEGMNAGLTPLHWSVDPQDWARPGVDLIVDTVLATVEPGAIVLLHDGSPPNELASRPYTASREQTVRALPRLISALKERNFVISSLPKLRGQINPVRTA, from the coding sequence ATGGCTGAAAAGGTGCACAGCGAACCATCGGAACGTTTGTCTTGGCCGAGGAAAATTCGAGAACGTGATGCCAAAGTCAAACCACGTAAGGTTTTTCTTACATTCGATGACGGGCCGAATCCGACATGGACACCGAAGATCTTGGACATATTGCGCCAATTTCATGTCCCCGGCACGTTCTTCGTCCTCGGAGCATACGCAGCGGAACATCCGGAGCTAATTCGGCGAATGATCTCCGATGGACACGAAGTTGCCAACCACACGATGACGCATCTCGATCTGTCCCAATGCAACCGCGATGTGTTGCGACGCGAAATACTCGATACGAATGTAATCATCACCAAGGCCTCCCCTGGCCTAGCTGTGCGTTTCTTGCGTGCACCGTATGGAATATGGACTCCTGAAGTATGCGTCGAAGGAATGAATGCAGGTCTTACACCGCTTCACTGGTCGGTAGACCCTCAAGATTGGGCCCGCCCGGGAGTTGATCTGATTGTCGATACGGTCTTGGCGACCGTAGAGCCGGGGGCAATCGTGCTATTGCATGATGGCAGTCCACCGAACGAATTGGCATCACGCCCGTACACAGCATCACGAGAGCAAACCGTGAGGGCGCTTCCTCGGCTAATTTCGGCGTTGAAGGAACGTAACTTTGTGATCAGCTCACTGCCCAAACTACGCGGACAGATCAATCCAGTACGGACTGCCTAA
- the nifE gene encoding nitrogenase iron-molybdenum cofactor biosynthesis protein NifE — protein MSRKARAADLFDQPNCAKNRAKSEEERKLGCSRQLSPGAAAGGCAFDGAKIALQPVADVAHLVHGPIACEGNSWDNRQAASSGPTLYRTGFTTDINEFDVIYGGERRLFRSVREIIEKYNPPAVFVYQTCVTALIGDDIDAVCKQASVEFSKPVIPVHAPGFAGSKNLGNKLGGEALLNYVIGTREPAYTTPTDINVIGEYNLSGELWQVKPLLDELGIRLLSCITGDGRYSDIASAHRARANMVVCSKSMVHVATKMQERYGIPYLECSFYGIGDTSNALRQIASLLVQRGASGKLLDSTERLIQAQEERAWERIATYRARLEGKRALLITGGVKSWSVVAALQEAGLEIIGTSVKKSTKEDKERIKGILGQDALMFDNMTAREMYKLLHDAKADIMLSGGRSQFIALKALMPWLDVNQERHHPYAGYEGIVELIREIERTIYNPVWQQVRIPAP, from the coding sequence ATGTCGCGAAAGGCGAGGGCTGCCGATCTTTTTGACCAACCGAATTGTGCGAAGAACCGGGCCAAGAGCGAGGAAGAGCGAAAGCTGGGCTGCTCAAGGCAGCTTTCACCGGGCGCGGCCGCTGGGGGCTGCGCTTTCGATGGGGCAAAAATTGCACTTCAGCCTGTAGCTGACGTGGCGCACCTCGTGCATGGACCAATCGCATGCGAAGGCAACTCTTGGGACAACCGCCAGGCGGCCTCATCAGGGCCGACGCTCTATCGCACTGGCTTCACGACTGACATCAATGAGTTCGACGTGATCTACGGGGGTGAACGACGTCTATTCCGTAGCGTCCGCGAGATCATTGAAAAGTACAATCCACCTGCGGTCTTTGTTTATCAAACGTGTGTTACTGCGTTAATCGGCGATGACATAGATGCAGTGTGCAAGCAGGCTTCAGTAGAATTCAGTAAGCCAGTTATACCGGTGCACGCGCCTGGGTTCGCTGGATCAAAGAACCTCGGCAATAAGCTTGGCGGCGAGGCGCTTTTGAATTATGTGATAGGTACCCGTGAGCCGGCATATACAACGCCCACAGACATCAACGTAATCGGCGAGTACAACCTGTCAGGCGAGTTATGGCAGGTAAAGCCGCTCTTGGACGAACTTGGCATCCGTCTTTTGTCGTGTATAACTGGCGATGGCCGGTACAGCGATATTGCGAGCGCGCATCGGGCCAGAGCAAACATGGTGGTCTGTTCGAAGTCCATGGTCCATGTGGCAACTAAGATGCAAGAGCGTTATGGGATTCCATACCTTGAGTGCTCATTCTACGGAATTGGCGACACAAGCAACGCTCTCCGCCAGATCGCGAGTCTGTTGGTGCAGCGAGGGGCATCTGGAAAGCTGTTAGACAGTACAGAGCGCCTGATTCAAGCTCAGGAGGAGCGGGCATGGGAGCGGATTGCCACGTACCGTGCGCGTCTTGAAGGTAAACGGGCGCTGCTAATCACAGGTGGCGTGAAATCATGGTCAGTTGTGGCTGCGTTACAGGAGGCCGGCTTAGAAATCATTGGCACAAGCGTGAAGAAGAGTACCAAGGAAGACAAAGAAAGAATCAAAGGGATCCTCGGACAGGACGCGCTCATGTTCGATAACATGACGGCGCGCGAGATGTACAAGCTATTGCACGATGCAAAGGCCGACATCATGCTGTCTGGTGGGCGCTCACAGTTTATCGCATTGAAGGCGCTTATGCCTTGGCTTGACGTAAATCAAGAACGTCATCATCCGTATGCCGGGTATGAAGGGATCGTGGAGTTGATCCGAGAGATAGAGCGTACTATTTACAACCCGGTGTGGCAACAGGTGCGAATCCCAGCGCCGTGA
- a CDS encoding nitrogen fixation protein NifQ has product MNFHSTLMRHAVDDDDCTVLTLAGAISSTLEEGNVHGLPIIGLDANETRWLLAHWFPGAEYALSLELNREANAPDPMYYDEVEELVALLEAHADPSAGTPIEVRCVSHALACGCLKDKHLWQNLRLPSRAALLEVLRYWFPMLAEKNVHGMKWKKFLYKQLCERDALYVCRAPSCSVCPSFGDCFGPE; this is encoded by the coding sequence ATGAATTTTCACAGTACCCTAATGCGTCACGCGGTAGATGACGACGACTGCACGGTGCTGACGCTAGCTGGCGCCATTTCGTCGACGTTAGAGGAAGGAAATGTACATGGCCTCCCCATAATAGGACTTGACGCCAATGAAACTAGGTGGCTGCTTGCACACTGGTTTCCAGGTGCCGAGTATGCCTTATCTTTGGAGCTAAATAGGGAGGCAAACGCGCCAGACCCGATGTACTATGACGAAGTCGAAGAACTCGTAGCCTTGCTTGAGGCACACGCAGATCCGAGTGCCGGTACACCCATCGAGGTGCGCTGTGTTTCTCATGCATTGGCTTGCGGGTGTTTGAAAGACAAACATCTCTGGCAAAACTTACGCCTTCCATCCCGGGCCGCGCTGTTAGAGGTTCTGAGGTACTGGTTTCCCATGCTTGCCGAAAAGAACGTCCATGGAATGAAGTGGAAAAAGTTCCTCTACAAACAGCTATGTGAGCGTGATGCGCTATACGTGTGCAGGGCTCCGAGTTGCAGTGTTTGCCCCAGTTTCGGAGACTGTTTTGGGCCTGAATGA
- the nifN gene encoding nitrogenase iron-molybdenum cofactor biosynthesis protein NifN codes for MAIVIQSEKACTVNPLKTSQPLGASFAAMGLEACMPVLHGSQGCTSFALVLLTRHFKEAIPLQTTAMDEISAVLGGYDNVETALLNIRKREAPRIIVVCSTGLTETNGEDLDGHLRAIRKGNPELFNTEIVYVSTPDYVGAFEDGYSKAVVEIVMELVEPLPAIYRQISVLPGSHLSPRDVEELRVIVQSFGLDPIILPDISGSLDGHFDSEWRGVTRGGTTLEQIRAAGASSFTIGIGEQTRAGARALQEICGTPFEIFERLTGLEPNDRLLRLLAQLSGRAIPEKYRRQREQLLDAMLDSHFYTGGIKVAIGADPDMLLSVGSLLHELGAELSVCVSTTPSPAHALLPASEVVLGDLEDMERAAGNCDVLITHSHGRQMAARLGKPLMRVGFPVFDRVGNAHRCQIGYRGTMDLIFEIANLMLERIQFRAPKD; via the coding sequence ATGGCTATCGTGATCCAATCTGAAAAAGCCTGCACGGTAAACCCGTTGAAGACTAGCCAGCCGCTCGGCGCTAGCTTTGCGGCTATGGGGCTTGAGGCCTGTATGCCCGTATTGCACGGCTCACAAGGTTGCACGTCGTTTGCCTTGGTTTTGCTGACGCGACATTTCAAGGAAGCAATCCCGCTGCAGACTACCGCAATGGATGAAATCTCTGCGGTTTTGGGCGGATACGATAATGTCGAGACGGCATTGCTTAACATCCGAAAGCGCGAGGCGCCGAGAATCATTGTGGTCTGTTCAACAGGTCTCACCGAGACCAATGGCGAGGATCTCGATGGTCATCTAAGAGCTATACGCAAAGGTAATCCAGAACTTTTCAATACAGAAATTGTGTATGTCTCGACGCCAGATTATGTTGGCGCTTTCGAGGACGGCTACAGCAAAGCTGTGGTGGAGATTGTCATGGAGCTGGTAGAGCCGCTGCCTGCTATTTATCGACAAATTAGCGTGTTGCCGGGAAGCCATTTATCGCCGCGCGACGTTGAAGAACTACGCGTGATAGTCCAGTCATTTGGCCTAGACCCAATAATCCTCCCTGACATTTCCGGTTCGCTCGATGGCCACTTTGATTCAGAATGGCGTGGCGTAACGCGGGGCGGAACCACGCTCGAACAAATCCGCGCTGCTGGGGCATCTTCTTTCACAATTGGCATTGGAGAGCAGACTCGTGCTGGTGCGCGAGCGTTACAGGAAATATGTGGCACGCCATTTGAAATCTTCGAACGTCTCACGGGTCTAGAACCTAACGATCGATTATTGCGGCTTCTCGCGCAGTTGTCAGGGCGAGCCATTCCAGAGAAGTATCGTCGGCAGCGTGAACAACTTCTGGATGCAATGCTGGACAGTCACTTCTATACGGGGGGTATAAAGGTTGCGATTGGTGCAGATCCGGACATGCTCCTTTCGGTTGGGTCACTGCTGCACGAGCTAGGGGCAGAACTATCAGTCTGCGTCAGCACGACCCCATCTCCAGCGCATGCGCTTTTGCCCGCAAGCGAAGTAGTGCTGGGCGACTTGGAAGACATGGAACGTGCGGCTGGCAATTGCGACGTGCTAATCACTCACTCGCATGGCCGCCAAATGGCTGCGCGACTCGGTAAGCCGCTGATGCGCGTAGGCTTCCCCGTATTCGACCGCGTCGGAAATGCACATCGATGTCAGATAGGATATCGAGGCACGATGGACCTGATTTTCGAGATTGCAAATCTGATGCTCGAGCGAATCCAGTTCCGCGCACCGAAGGATTAG
- the fdxB gene encoding ferredoxin III, nif-specific: protein MNDNFTVVLPSGAIWTPSFVNSIDHHNCIGCGRCFRVCSRGVLQLVGVSEDGSHISLEGENENEEELEKKVMTILHREYCIGCTACAKICPKKCYTHAPA from the coding sequence GTGAATGACAACTTTACTGTAGTGCTACCAAGTGGCGCGATCTGGACACCGAGCTTCGTAAATTCTATCGATCATCATAATTGTATCGGCTGTGGCCGATGTTTTCGTGTGTGTTCGCGCGGTGTCCTTCAATTGGTTGGAGTGAGCGAGGATGGCAGCCATATTTCCCTTGAGGGGGAGAACGAGAATGAGGAGGAGCTTGAGAAGAAGGTTATGACAATCTTGCATCGCGAGTATTGCATAGGTTGCACCGCTTGCGCGAAGATTTGTCCAAAAAAATGTTATACGCACGCGCCTGCTTAG
- a CDS encoding LysR family transcriptional regulator, with amino-acid sequence MRFKGLDLNLLVALDALMTHRNLTAAAHSINLSQPAMSAAVARLRDYFSDSLFVMRGREFVPTARAMELAGPVREALSHVQLSIISRDVFLPSKSKRRFRICLSDFMTLVYFKKVMKRVACEAPSVSFELFFPDDEPGELLRRGDVDFLILPELLLSDTHPKARLFEEKLVCVGCPTNKQLSRRLALEKYISMGHVTVRFGRSRRPSIEEFFLLELGFKRREEIVVPTFDLIPPMLSRTDRIATLPLRLAQYFGEVVPLRIVDVPLPLSSFTEAIQWPALHTGDPASIWMRQVLLEEAKSLASVDAKKSD; translated from the coding sequence ATGCGCTTCAAAGGCCTTGACCTGAACCTTCTCGTCGCACTTGACGCACTCATGACGCACCGGAATCTGACAGCCGCGGCGCATAGCATCAACCTAAGTCAGCCCGCTATGAGCGCAGCTGTCGCGAGGCTGCGAGACTATTTCAGTGACAGTCTTTTTGTTATGCGTGGGCGGGAGTTCGTTCCGACTGCTCGTGCGATGGAACTTGCCGGTCCCGTCCGTGAAGCACTATCGCACGTCCAGCTCTCGATCATTTCGCGTGACGTATTCCTGCCATCTAAGTCGAAACGACGTTTCAGAATTTGTCTTTCGGACTTCATGACACTTGTCTACTTTAAGAAGGTCATGAAGCGCGTCGCATGCGAGGCGCCTTCCGTTAGCTTCGAGCTATTCTTTCCTGACGATGAACCTGGCGAATTGCTCAGACGAGGCGATGTTGATTTCCTGATACTACCGGAGTTGTTGTTGAGTGATACACATCCCAAGGCGCGTCTTTTTGAAGAGAAGCTTGTGTGCGTAGGTTGTCCGACAAATAAGCAGCTGTCCCGAAGACTCGCTTTGGAAAAGTACATCTCGATGGGGCATGTGACTGTAAGGTTCGGACGTTCACGCCGGCCCTCGATAGAGGAGTTTTTTCTCCTTGAGCTGGGATTCAAGAGACGGGAAGAGATTGTTGTACCAACCTTTGACCTGATCCCACCGATGCTGTCCCGTACCGATCGCATCGCAACACTGCCACTACGACTAGCTCAGTATTTTGGCGAAGTGGTTCCTTTGAGGATTGTCGATGTACCGCTGCCACTTTCCTCGTTTACGGAGGCTATCCAATGGCCTGCGTTACATACCGGCGATCCAGCAAGCATTTGGATGCGCCAGGTGCTATTGGAAGAGGCAAAAAGTTTGGCTAGTGTTGACGCGAAGAAGTCTGACTGA
- the nifA gene encoding nif-specific transcriptional activator NifA, whose translation MPHFYANDFDLVYEVVQTLVSSRDAEQTLDRSLRHLSSALGWRSAFIAVAEPGGYLAGFCSTGLSEGWRERVRFLPDEGVVGRIHSSDSPIIVPEIHDEHFLADRFGTANELDGDHIALLGTPIRHEGRPLGVLVAFCENRDGTRAFANDLQLMKVVAAPMGQALLLNREAMNKGGYREQVCRRPQKEHHPLRNIENAVGHSPSMQRVFAQVHQVAPARATVLLRGESGTGKELIARAIYSLSRRNDQPFVSVNCAALSETLLESELFGHEKGAFTGAQSQRKGRFELAHGGTLFLDEIGDISPSFQAKLLRVLQEREFERVGGATPVRVDVRLIVATNRNLERMVKEGEFRADLYYRINVVSIRLPPLRERREDIPALAQYFLDRFNRDNGRSLRFTEGALSVLSGCYWAGNVRELENCVERTATMALHDSIDRLSFLCEMDKCLTQGLHDIEREDAVRPGRSANAAASEEITPTVSVDAGHESARFALPSRNDRPQGERERLIWAMERCGWVQAKAARLLGITPRQIGYALRKNGIELRRF comes from the coding sequence ATGCCGCATTTCTATGCTAACGATTTCGATTTGGTGTACGAGGTAGTGCAGACACTAGTTTCGTCGCGGGATGCTGAGCAGACGTTGGACAGATCCTTACGGCATCTTTCGTCTGCGCTAGGATGGCGCTCCGCCTTCATAGCCGTCGCGGAGCCGGGTGGATATCTAGCTGGTTTTTGTTCCACGGGACTTTCGGAGGGCTGGCGCGAGCGCGTACGCTTTCTTCCCGATGAGGGAGTCGTGGGCCGCATTCATTCAAGTGATTCGCCTATCATTGTCCCTGAGATTCACGACGAACATTTTCTCGCGGACCGCTTCGGAACTGCTAATGAATTGGACGGTGATCATATCGCTCTCCTGGGAACTCCTATCCGGCATGAGGGCCGTCCGCTCGGGGTGCTGGTCGCATTTTGTGAGAATCGAGACGGAACGCGCGCCTTTGCTAACGATCTTCAACTTATGAAAGTTGTTGCAGCGCCGATGGGGCAAGCGCTGCTGCTTAATCGCGAGGCGATGAACAAGGGCGGTTACAGGGAACAGGTATGTAGACGTCCACAGAAGGAGCATCATCCTTTGCGCAATATAGAGAACGCGGTAGGCCATTCCCCATCGATGCAGAGGGTGTTTGCGCAAGTCCATCAAGTCGCCCCGGCGAGGGCGACAGTACTCTTGCGCGGTGAAAGCGGAACGGGAAAGGAATTGATCGCACGCGCAATCTATAGCTTGTCTCGGCGTAATGATCAGCCATTCGTTTCGGTGAACTGCGCGGCGCTTTCAGAGACTCTCCTGGAGAGCGAACTGTTTGGCCATGAGAAGGGAGCGTTCACGGGGGCGCAATCGCAACGGAAAGGTAGATTCGAACTAGCGCACGGCGGCACACTATTTCTCGATGAAATTGGCGATATCTCACCGTCCTTCCAAGCGAAGCTGTTGCGGGTTCTGCAAGAAAGGGAGTTTGAGCGCGTAGGAGGGGCCACGCCTGTAAGGGTTGATGTGAGGCTAATCGTTGCGACAAATCGCAACCTCGAACGGATGGTCAAAGAGGGTGAATTCCGAGCAGATTTGTATTATCGCATTAATGTGGTAAGCATTCGTCTGCCACCCCTACGTGAGCGCCGCGAGGACATCCCGGCTTTGGCGCAATACTTTTTAGATCGATTCAACCGTGACAACGGCAGGTCGCTGCGCTTCACAGAAGGAGCATTGAGCGTGCTTTCGGGTTGCTACTGGGCCGGTAACGTACGTGAGTTGGAGAACTGCGTTGAGAGGACCGCGACGATGGCACTCCACGATTCCATTGATCGGCTCTCATTCCTGTGTGAGATGGATAAGTGTCTAACCCAAGGATTGCATGACATCGAGCGCGAAGACGCCGTACGTCCGGGCCGATCGGCAAACGCTGCAGCGAGCGAGGAGATCACTCCTACAGTCTCCGTAGATGCAGGTCACGAGAGCGCCAGATTTGCCCTGCCCAGCAGGAACGATAGACCTCAAGGCGAGAGAGAGCGACTCATTTGGGCCATGGAGCGCTGTGGCTGGGTGCAGGCAAAAGCGGCGCGGCTCTTGGGTATTACGCCACGGCAGATTGGCTACGCGCTGCGTAAGAACGGGATCGAGCTTCGCCGTTTCTGA
- the nodC gene encoding chitooligosaccharide synthase NodC, producing the protein MNIPAAINTTSVLLYALLSTIYKSAQVLHSRPTRCTPASTKVVDPEWRPDVDVIVPCFNENPATLRACLTSIAKQEYAGVLNVYVIDDGSSNRDALGAVYRDYEEDPRFNFILLPKNVGKRKAQIAAIRSSYGELILNVDSDTTLAHDVVKNLVLKMRDRSIGAAMGQLTASNRKQSWLTRLIDMEYWLACNEERAAQGRFGAVMCCCGPCAIYRRSALLRLLDKYETQFFRGKQSDFGEDRHLTILMLTAGYRTEYVPNAIAATVVPDKLIPYLRQQLRWARSTYRDTLLSLRLLPHLNGFLTLDTLAQNVGSLLLAISVISGLAQFVMTATIPWPACITIASMTFVRSTVAAIRARQLRFFGFSAHTLINLFLLLPVKAYALCTLGNSDWLSRGEALNSSHDKSVYPSSESPEKYTAGETHSTSRSEITGNKCLPSTCVTSGNEYYTE; encoded by the coding sequence ATGAATATTCCGGCCGCAATCAACACGACTTCTGTTTTATTGTACGCACTCCTATCCACCATTTATAAGAGCGCACAGGTTCTGCATAGTCGACCAACACGGTGTACTCCTGCGTCAACCAAGGTCGTTGATCCGGAATGGCGGCCGGACGTCGACGTTATTGTGCCCTGCTTCAACGAAAACCCGGCCACGCTCAGAGCTTGCCTTACTTCAATCGCAAAGCAGGAGTATGCCGGAGTATTGAACGTTTATGTAATTGATGACGGCTCAAGTAACCGTGATGCGTTGGGCGCGGTCTACCGGGACTATGAGGAAGATCCGAGGTTTAACTTTATTCTTCTTCCCAAGAACGTGGGTAAACGTAAAGCACAGATCGCCGCAATACGTTCCTCGTATGGAGAGCTCATACTTAACGTCGACTCAGATACGACGCTGGCCCATGATGTCGTAAAAAACCTTGTACTCAAGATGCGGGACAGATCGATTGGTGCCGCCATGGGACAGTTGACAGCCAGTAATCGAAAGCAGTCGTGGTTGACTCGATTGATCGACATGGAGTACTGGCTCGCATGTAACGAGGAGCGAGCGGCTCAGGGAAGATTTGGCGCCGTTATGTGCTGCTGCGGTCCTTGTGCGATATACCGTCGCTCCGCGCTTCTTCGTCTTCTTGACAAATACGAAACCCAGTTCTTCCGGGGCAAGCAAAGTGATTTTGGTGAAGATCGCCATTTGACGATTCTCATGCTGACTGCAGGCTATCGAACAGAGTATGTTCCTAACGCTATCGCGGCTACTGTTGTGCCAGATAAGCTCATACCGTATCTTCGACAACAGCTCCGGTGGGCACGCAGCACATACCGTGACACGCTCCTCTCGCTACGTCTGTTGCCCCACCTCAATGGCTTTCTTACGCTGGACACCCTTGCGCAGAACGTTGGTTCGCTATTGCTAGCGATCTCAGTCATCAGTGGACTTGCACAGTTTGTGATGACGGCAACAATTCCTTGGCCGGCGTGCATAACAATTGCCTCAATGACGTTCGTTCGGTCCACCGTAGCGGCTATTCGCGCTCGACAGCTGAGATTTTTTGGATTCTCGGCGCATACCCTGATCAACCTGTTCCTTCTACTTCCGGTGAAGGCCTACGCATTGTGCACGCTCGGAAATAGCGATTGGCTGTCGCGAGGCGAGGCATTAAACAGTTCGCACGATAAGTCCGTCTATCCATCATCGGAATCTCCGGAAAAATATACAGCTGGCGAAACGCATTCAACTTCTCGTTCTGAAATTACTGGTAATAAATGTTTGCCCTCTACGTGCGTGACATCGGGAAATGAATATTATACCGAGTAG
- a CDS encoding IS110 family RNA-guided transposase: protein MRVIGLDVSRSVAEIAYLENGRLRAGGRVGLRRDELEHFAAKLKPDDHVVLEATGNTIAIANVLTGHVGKVIVANPLQVRLIAEARVKTDKIDAAILAQLYASGFLPEVWIPDEATQAMRRQVSRRAQIVRQRTRLKNEIHAVLAAHLIARCPATDLFGKKGRAWLSLQPLPMDERIGIDQRLHELDRLAENLQQVERVLAQSAIQDDRLRKLLTITGINTTVAIGLISAIGDIARFRSPQKLVSYFGLNPSVYQSGLQPAKHGHISKRGRSYARAMLVDAAWAAAQTAGPVRAFFLRIRDRRGQQIAAVATARKVAIIVWHVLTRNEAFAWDRPALTARKTRELELQAGMPARRGSRKGSAAAYNLKSVRDLERAAGEQAEHAYQRLFSRWKQARPQASAVRAPWPPIRTP from the coding sequence ATGCGAGTGATAGGACTGGATGTATCGCGATCGGTGGCCGAGATCGCCTATTTGGAGAATGGCCGGCTACGCGCCGGCGGGCGCGTCGGACTGCGACGCGACGAGCTGGAACACTTTGCTGCCAAGCTAAAGCCCGACGACCACGTGGTACTCGAGGCGACCGGCAACACGATCGCCATCGCGAACGTGCTGACAGGTCATGTCGGCAAAGTGATTGTCGCCAACCCGTTGCAAGTCCGCCTGATCGCAGAAGCGCGCGTCAAGACGGATAAGATCGATGCCGCGATCCTTGCGCAACTCTATGCGAGTGGCTTCCTGCCCGAGGTGTGGATTCCAGACGAGGCCACGCAAGCGATGCGACGGCAGGTGTCGCGCCGCGCCCAGATCGTGCGGCAGCGGACGCGGCTCAAGAATGAGATTCACGCTGTCCTTGCCGCACATCTCATCGCACGGTGTCCTGCGACAGACCTGTTTGGCAAGAAAGGGCGGGCCTGGCTGAGCCTTCAGCCGCTACCCATGGACGAGCGCATCGGGATTGACCAGCGGTTGCATGAGCTCGACAGGCTGGCAGAGAATCTGCAGCAGGTTGAGCGCGTCCTGGCCCAATCCGCTATTCAGGACGACAGGCTGCGCAAGCTGCTGACCATCACCGGCATCAACACCACCGTTGCGATCGGGTTGATCTCGGCCATTGGCGATATCGCTCGCTTTCGTTCGCCGCAGAAACTGGTCAGCTACTTTGGCCTCAATCCTTCGGTCTACCAATCCGGCTTGCAGCCAGCAAAGCACGGACACATCAGCAAGCGCGGACGTTCCTATGCGCGTGCCATGCTGGTCGACGCTGCCTGGGCCGCAGCCCAAACGGCCGGCCCCGTCCGAGCCTTCTTCCTTCGTATCCGGGATCGTCGCGGTCAGCAGATCGCGGCTGTTGCCACGGCACGCAAGGTGGCGATCATCGTGTGGCACGTCCTCACGCGTAACGAAGCCTTCGCCTGGGATCGCCCGGCGCTGACTGCGCGCAAGACCCGTGAGCTGGAACTGCAGGCAGGCATGCCTGCGCGTCGCGGTAGCCGCAAGGGGTCTGCCGCCGCCTACAATCTGAAGTCCGTCCGGGATCTGGAGCGTGCGGCAGGCGAACAAGCTGAGCACGCTTACCAACGGCTGTTCTCGCGCTGGAAGCAAGCGCGACCGCAGGCAAGTGCGGTACGCGCTCCGTGGCCACCAATACGGACGCCATAA
- a CDS encoding ferredoxin family protein, whose protein sequence is MRKVIVNIEEKLYQNRYRVDVGRPHIHVKNAEVCANNCADKSCTYICPASCYRIETNGAVTLITDGCLECGSCRILCTDHSNVEWEYPRGGHGIQFKFG, encoded by the coding sequence ATGAGAAAAGTAATAGTCAACATCGAAGAAAAGCTATATCAAAACCGCTATCGCGTGGATGTAGGTAGGCCACATATCCATGTCAAGAACGCGGAGGTATGCGCCAATAACTGTGCCGACAAAAGCTGCACCTACATCTGCCCAGCCTCTTGCTATCGCATTGAGACCAACGGTGCCGTTACGCTCATTACCGACGGCTGCCTCGAATGCGGCAGTTGCCGCATTCTCTGCACCGACCACAGTAACGTCGAATGGGAATACCCGCGAGGCGGACATGGCATCCAGTTCAAGTTCGGCTGA